The Terriglobia bacterium genomic sequence GAGTTATTGTGACTGCATTACCCTGTGTCAGACCAGCAACCAAATCGCCGACGGACCCGTCCTCCCTCGGCGCCTCAGGCCCGCTTGCCAGTGGCGCAACGTACTTCGCCTGGCAAACGATCCGGTCGATGAAACCGACGAGCCACTCGTCAAGCGGCCCCCCGACCGGAAGGGTGGCCAACTTGCCGACGCTGATCCTCTCCAGACTCTGATCGGGTACGTCCAGCATTACCTTGCGGGTATCGACCGCGGCGACAGTACCCGCATAGTGTGGATCTTGTTCAGCGTTGCCCAAGTTGAAGGAGAACAACGGCATGATTAGCCTCCCAGTATCCGCTCCGCAAAGCTGTCGCAACTCCACAGTCGTTCATTTTCCAGAATCACGGGCCTCGCGTTCCCGGGCGGGTAGACCACGGTGTGGGTATCGTCGGAGACCTCGCTGCCAGTTCGCGATGCTACGAGTATCCATACTCGTTTGCCTAATTCGTGCAGTCGCTCGACTTTGTCATTCCTGACGCTCCGAGTTAGTACCACCAAGGGACAATCGTGCTGGCGAACCCGCCCCTCAATCCGTTGATGGAGAAGAGGGTCGTTGAATCCATATCCCGCCATGATGAATGCTGAGGCTCTACCCTCTGCCTGCCTGGCCCCGGCGGCAGTTTCGATGTTGCCAGCATATTCTTCGTATTTCTGATCTCCCGGAGGCGCGATCACACGCTGGAAGCCCTCCGGGGGCGTCATAGTCCACAAATCGCACTCCACCTGTCGGTTCTTCGACAGGTCGTTGAATCTGTTAACCGATCCATGCACCTTGAACAGCTCCACTCGACGAACAGGATTCGTAAGGACCAAGTCCTGCGACCGCCTTCGACTTACGCGACATTGATTCAGGCTGTCTTGTGCGCCTTCCCAACTCCATACTCGAATCACATCGCCAACGAATCCAGTGGTGTACCGAATGTCTTGGGATGCACAGGAGTACTCGATCAGCATGTCATAGTTTGACGTAACCACCGGCAAGCGGGGATTCCGCGGCGCGAGGCTTTGAGTAAGGGCCTTGATTAGGCGGTCGCCGACCCACCGCTTTCTTCCTAGCAACAGGTCGTTGCGAGCTGCAAGGTCGATACTAGCGACGTACGATCCGGTCACCTCCCGGATCTTCGACTTCGTCTCCTCGCTAAGACCAATGCCCGTGAGCGCTCGTTCTAGAGAACCTCCCGCGTCCAGTTGGGATTCGACCTGGCTCCAATCTCTATCGCCGCGGAGTTCGTCCCGCAAGTGCTCCTCAAGAGCCAACATCCCGAACCCACGATCCAGGGCGCAGGATGTCCCCGTTCCAAAGAACACTAGCCACCCGTGGCGATTCTGACTGAACAGATTGATCAACCCATCGAAAATGGCTTTCTTCTCACCCTGGTTTGCATCCTTCATGGTTTTGCTATCCCGATGAATGGCGCGAGTACCTCAAGCAGCGAAAGCCCCCGATCAAACGGCTTGGGGTAACGGCCCTCACTTTTCGGTGTCTTGCC encodes the following:
- a CDS encoding SIR2 family protein, whose amino-acid sequence is MKDANQGEKKAIFDGLINLFSQNRHGWLVFFGTGTSCALDRGFGMLALEEHLRDELRGDRDWSQVESQLDAGGSLERALTGIGLSEETKSKIREVTGSYVASIDLAARNDLLLGRKRWVGDRLIKALTQSLAPRNPRLPVVTSNYDMLIEYSCASQDIRYTTGFVGDVIRVWSWEGAQDSLNQCRVSRRRSQDLVLTNPVRRVELFKVHGSVNRFNDLSKNRQVECDLWTMTPPEGFQRVIAPPGDQKYEEYAGNIETAAGARQAEGRASAFIMAGYGFNDPLLHQRIEGRVRQHDCPLVVLTRSVRNDKVERLHELGKRVWILVASRTGSEVSDDTHTVVYPPGNARPVILENERLWSCDSFAERILGG